One window of the Desulfovibrio sp. genome contains the following:
- a CDS encoding 1,4-dihydroxy-6-naphthoate synthase has product MSALPPQNLSFGLSPCPNDTYIFHAMLHGLVPIPAPFKPHMADVEELNTLARQKALDVTKMSLGATTEIMQDYALLSSGAALGWGCGPLVVARKNLKPEDWRNATVAVPGLMTTANLLLTLHGGFQGPRKEMLFSDVMAAVTNGEADLGLIIHEGRFTYSRQGLVKLLDLGQWWEAEFSLPLPLGAIAVRRDLPIALARRVQNTITASLAYANAHPNDSREFIRAHAQEMDESVTSAHIKTFVTDFSLDLGPSGRAAIETLVGRAAAIMGKTLPSEGLFLR; this is encoded by the coding sequence ATGTCTGCCTTGCCGCCGCAAAACCTGTCTTTTGGTCTTTCGCCCTGTCCCAACGATACTTATATCTTCCACGCCATGCTGCACGGGCTTGTGCCGATTCCCGCTCCTTTCAAGCCGCACATGGCCGATGTGGAAGAACTGAACACTCTTGCGCGGCAAAAGGCTCTGGACGTAACCAAGATGTCGCTTGGCGCAACCACAGAGATAATGCAGGATTATGCCCTGCTGTCTTCTGGCGCGGCGCTGGGCTGGGGCTGCGGCCCCCTTGTGGTGGCCCGCAAAAATTTGAAGCCCGAAGACTGGCGCAACGCCACGGTGGCCGTGCCCGGCCTGATGACCACGGCCAACCTGTTGCTGACCCTGCACGGCGGTTTTCAGGGGCCGCGCAAGGAGATGCTGTTCAGCGACGTGATGGCTGCCGTCACAAACGGCGAGGCCGATCTTGGACTGATTATCCATGAGGGGCGCTTTACCTATTCCCGGCAGGGCCTTGTAAAGCTGCTTGATCTGGGCCAGTGGTGGGAGGCCGAATTTTCGTTGCCCCTGCCGCTGGGGGCCATTGCCGTAAGGCGCGATCTGCCGATAGCCCTCGCCCGGCGCGTGCAGAACACCATTACGGCCAGTTTGGCCTACGCCAATGCACACCCAAATGATTCGCGCGAATTCATACGCGCCCACGCGCAGGAGATGGACGAAAGCGTCACCAGCGCCCACATCAAGACCTTTGTGACCGACTTCAGTCTTGATCTTGGTCCCTCTGGCCGTGCGGCCATTGAAACCCTGGTGGGCCGTGCAGCGGCAATCATGGGTAAAACCCTGCCTTCCGAAGGGCTGTTTCTGCGTTAG
- the mqnE gene encoding aminofutalosine synthase MqnE — MLDATYYAALGLSSIREKVLSGERLSPEDGLTLFNCPDITAVGALALHVRCRLHGHKAFYVVNRQINYTNVCVNGCTFCAFRRDTEDEPGAFAMSLDDVLTRLRAADATPLHLDELHIVGGCHPTRPLAWFEEMIRAVRAFNPNLPVKAFTAVEIEHFARLEGISTLEVLKRLQNAGLVMMPGGGAEIFDEQIRPQICPHKADAKAWLRIQGEAHSLGIATNCTMLFGHIETYEHRIDHLCRLREQQDKSGGFTCFIPLPFLTEHSRLKLPEDKVGPQRGLDQLRTVAVSRLMLDNIPHLKAYWIMMAPKLAPVALWYGADDLDGTIIEERIGHMAGAQSAQGMTIEELEHLIRESGFTPVRRNATFNTLNDDPSEARQ; from the coding sequence ATGCTCGACGCAACATACTACGCCGCACTGGGCCTTTCGTCTATCCGCGAAAAGGTGCTCTCCGGGGAGCGGCTTTCGCCCGAAGACGGGCTTACCCTGTTCAATTGCCCCGACATTACCGCAGTGGGCGCGCTGGCCCTGCACGTGCGCTGCCGCCTGCACGGGCACAAGGCCTTTTATGTGGTCAACCGACAGATCAACTACACCAACGTGTGCGTCAACGGTTGCACATTTTGCGCCTTTCGCCGCGATACAGAGGACGAACCGGGCGCATTCGCCATGAGCCTCGACGACGTGCTCACGCGCCTGCGCGCGGCGGACGCAACGCCCCTGCATCTCGACGAGCTGCACATTGTTGGCGGCTGCCACCCCACCCGGCCCCTGGCCTGGTTTGAAGAAATGATCCGCGCGGTGCGGGCCTTTAACCCCAACCTGCCGGTCAAGGCATTTACCGCCGTTGAAATCGAGCACTTTGCCCGCCTTGAGGGCATCAGCACCCTTGAGGTGCTCAAGCGCCTGCAGAATGCTGGCCTCGTGATGATGCCCGGCGGCGGCGCGGAAATTTTTGACGAGCAGATACGCCCGCAAATCTGCCCCCACAAGGCAGATGCCAAGGCATGGCTGCGCATTCAGGGCGAGGCCCACAGCCTTGGCATTGCCACCAACTGCACCATGCTGTTTGGGCATATCGAAACGTACGAGCACCGCATCGACCACCTCTGCCGCCTGCGCGAGCAGCAGGACAAGAGCGGCGGCTTTACCTGTTTCATTCCCCTGCCCTTCCTCACCGAGCACAGCCGCCTGAAGCTGCCGGAAGACAAGGTTGGCCCCCAGCGCGGGCTTGACCAGCTGCGCACGGTGGCTGTTTCGCGCCTCATGCTCGACAACATTCCCCATCTCAAGGCCTACTGGATCATGATGGCCCCCAAATTGGCTCCCGTTGCCCTGTGGTACGGTGCCGACGACCTGGATGGAACCATCATTGAAGAACGCATCGGCCACATGGCTGGCGCGCAGTCTGCCCAGGGCATGACCATTGAGGAGCTGGAGCACCTAATACGCGAATCGGGCTTTACCCCTGTGCGGCGCAACGCCACCTTCAACACCCTGAACGACGACCCCTCGGAGGCGCGCCAGTGA
- the mqnC gene encoding cyclic dehypoxanthinyl futalosine synthase — protein MAASGQRLDRAAAEALYYKASLHTLAQLAHAMRLRMHPDPIVTYVGDRNINYSNVCVCACRFCAFFRAPDQEGGYVISREEMAEKIEETLALGGTQVLLQGGHHPDLPLEWYEDLLRWMHDTWPQLHIHAFSPPEIFFWSEKFGLSVPEVLRRLKKAGLQSLPGGGAEILHTGVRAQVSPNKCTAEQWLGVMEEAHKLGLRTTATMMFGHEETPAHRLDHLFAVREVQDRTQGFTAFIPWTFQPAHTRIDVDPLPAPAYLRLLAVSRLVLDNIANIQASWVTMGPQVAQLALFYGANDFGSLMIEENVVAAAGVSFRMDRKDIHKVIRTAGFTPVQRTMNYTPVVPQPEV, from the coding sequence ATGGCTGCCAGCGGCCAGCGCCTGGACCGCGCCGCCGCCGAGGCCCTGTACTACAAGGCTAGCCTGCACACACTTGCCCAGTTGGCCCACGCCATGCGTCTGCGCATGCACCCCGACCCCATCGTGACCTACGTGGGCGACCGCAACATCAACTATTCCAACGTGTGCGTGTGCGCCTGCCGCTTCTGCGCCTTTTTCCGCGCGCCCGATCAGGAAGGCGGCTATGTGATCAGCCGTGAAGAAATGGCAGAAAAAATCGAGGAGACCCTGGCCCTCGGCGGCACGCAGGTGTTGCTGCAGGGTGGGCACCACCCCGATCTGCCACTGGAATGGTACGAAGACCTGCTGCGCTGGATGCACGACACCTGGCCCCAGCTGCACATCCACGCTTTTTCGCCGCCAGAAATCTTTTTCTGGTCCGAAAAATTCGGTCTTTCCGTGCCGGAAGTGCTGCGCCGCCTGAAAAAAGCTGGCCTGCAATCCCTGCCTGGCGGTGGAGCGGAAATTCTGCATACTGGCGTACGCGCCCAGGTTTCGCCCAACAAATGCACCGCCGAACAGTGGCTTGGCGTTATGGAAGAAGCTCACAAACTGGGCCTGCGCACCACCGCCACTATGATGTTTGGGCACGAGGAAACCCCTGCCCACCGGCTCGACCACCTCTTTGCCGTACGCGAAGTGCAGGACCGCACCCAAGGCTTTACAGCCTTTATTCCGTGGACCTTCCAGCCTGCGCACACACGCATCGACGTCGACCCGCTGCCCGCGCCCGCCTATCTGCGCCTGCTGGCCGTCTCGCGTCTGGTGCTCGACAATATCGCCAACATCCAGGCCTCGTGGGTGACCATGGGACCGCAGGTGGCCCAGCTGGCCCTGTTCTACGGTGCCAACGACTTCGGCTCGCTGATGATCGAAGAAAACGTGGTGGCAGCCGCCGGGGTTTCCTTCCGCATGGACCGTAAGGACATCCACAAGGTCATCCGCACGGCGGGCTTCACCCCTGTGCAGCGCACCATGAACTACACGCCAGTGGTTCCCCAGCCTGAAGTGTAA
- a CDS encoding menaquinone biosynthesis protein produces the protein MGRIGYLNVLPIYHPLEAGILPHDYELVSGPPALLNTMMARGELHVSSCSCFEYASRPERYQLIEDLSIGSRGPVMSVLLLSRVPFDQLEGQEILISGETHTSVALLRLIMRDRFKLNVSYSTGQVTPALRGEKPPVAFLAIGDEALRLRNHPDYPYRLDLAEAWRDWTGLPFIFGLWVVSRAAAEAKLFTSDPGALLRQGRDWGLKHMDVILDLTAHGCPLSRDELAFYYSKGLVYTLGEEEQRGLSLFYQMLADAGMIATAPALEFFKL, from the coding sequence ATGGGCCGCATTGGCTATCTCAACGTACTGCCCATCTATCACCCGCTTGAAGCGGGTATTCTACCCCACGATTACGAGCTGGTTTCCGGCCCGCCCGCGCTGCTCAACACCATGATGGCGCGTGGTGAACTGCATGTTTCTTCGTGCTCGTGCTTTGAATACGCTAGCCGCCCAGAGCGCTACCAGCTCATAGAAGACCTTTCCATCGGCTCACGCGGGCCGGTCATGAGCGTGCTGCTGCTCTCGCGTGTGCCTTTTGACCAGCTTGAAGGACAGGAAATCCTAATCAGCGGTGAAACCCACACATCGGTTGCCCTGCTGCGTCTTATCATGCGTGACAGGTTCAAGCTCAATGTCAGCTATTCCACCGGGCAGGTTACCCCTGCCCTGCGCGGTGAAAAACCGCCTGTGGCCTTTCTGGCCATTGGCGACGAAGCCCTGCGCCTGCGCAACCACCCCGATTATCCTTACCGCCTTGACCTCGCCGAGGCTTGGCGCGACTGGACAGGTCTGCCCTTTATTTTTGGTCTGTGGGTGGTCAGCCGCGCCGCCGCAGAAGCAAAGCTGTTTACCAGCGACCCCGGCGCACTACTGCGGCAGGGACGCGACTGGGGCCTCAAACACATGGACGTGATTCTCGACCTCACGGCCCACGGTTGCCCTCTTTCGCGCGATGAGCTGGCCTTTTACTACAGCAAGGGCCTTGTCTACACTCTGGGCGAGGAAGAACAGCGCGGCTTGAGCCTTTTTTATCAGATGCTGGCCGATGCGGGCATGATCGCCACGGCTCCGGCTCTGGAATTCTTCAAGCTGTAA
- a CDS encoding DASS family sodium-coupled anion symporter, which produces MTQVPSAAGRSFSGYLCENIRNRGKNPVRAFTGFALAWLAFFVLWTVIPPFEGLTHNGMAVLGIVVWASIMWVSEAMPAGVTGISIPTMLLITQALPWNNGKPPMAIIFAGFTDHVIWLCLFAFMVAAVMQLIGLDRRIALGILARFRASSVCRVIWGMFFVNIVLGFLVPAANARAATLLPVVQGICNLLGDTPEERAAKKALVIQSLVYGSMICGMFIMTAHLPNMILVGIFEKNGYTNVNFLNWMLLQFPYLGMFVLTNWWTRYYFKTNCVSIAGGSATIERSYKELGPMSMAEKTLLGIFLLVGFMFVTGKGSFIYELHRQPLGVIGLVGMMVLFAPGMMPCTWKAVQQKTIWGTFLLLGGAMTMTTAMTQAGVAQWLADHIHSMVVGMNWWQTLLTMMVGTHIIRLGMLSNVAAVAMLAPVVFAMAPKLGLHPVAFTMLVCDTDTFAYLLPTQITAAVIAHSTETFSSSDYAKVGSVAVLIAIAYGVCVMAPWYALLGMPVWNPAAPWPF; this is translated from the coding sequence ATGACTCAGGTTCCTTCCGCCGCAGGGCGGTCTTTTTCGGGCTATCTTTGTGAAAATATTCGTAATAGGGGCAAAAACCCCGTGCGCGCCTTCACCGGTTTTGCCCTTGCATGGCTTGCGTTCTTTGTACTGTGGACAGTGATTCCCCCTTTTGAAGGCCTTACCCACAACGGAATGGCAGTTCTGGGCATTGTGGTATGGGCCAGCATCATGTGGGTGAGCGAAGCCATGCCCGCAGGCGTGACCGGTATTTCCATTCCCACCATGCTGCTGATCACCCAGGCCCTGCCCTGGAACAACGGCAAGCCGCCCATGGCGATCATCTTTGCCGGGTTCACCGACCACGTTATCTGGCTGTGCCTGTTTGCCTTTATGGTTGCTGCGGTCATGCAGCTCATCGGCCTTGACCGCCGCATTGCGCTGGGCATTCTGGCCCGCTTCAGGGCTTCTTCCGTATGCCGGGTTATCTGGGGCATGTTCTTTGTAAACATTGTGCTGGGATTTCTGGTTCCGGCGGCCAACGCCCGCGCCGCCACCCTGCTGCCCGTGGTGCAGGGCATCTGCAACCTTCTGGGTGACACACCTGAAGAGCGCGCCGCCAAAAAGGCCCTTGTCATCCAGTCGCTGGTTTACGGCTCCATGATCTGCGGCATGTTCATCATGACAGCCCACCTGCCCAACATGATCCTGGTGGGTATTTTTGAAAAGAACGGCTACACCAACGTCAACTTCCTCAACTGGATGCTGCTGCAGTTTCCGTATCTTGGCATGTTTGTGCTGACCAACTGGTGGACGCGCTACTACTTCAAGACCAACTGCGTTTCCATTGCGGGCGGCTCTGCCACCATCGAAAGAAGCTACAAGGAACTTGGCCCCATGAGCATGGCCGAGAAAACCCTTCTGGGCATTTTTCTGCTGGTCGGTTTCATGTTTGTGACGGGCAAGGGCAGCTTTATCTATGAACTGCACCGGCAGCCCCTGGGGGTTATCGGCCTGGTGGGCATGATGGTGCTGTTTGCGCCCGGCATGATGCCCTGCACGTGGAAGGCCGTGCAGCAAAAAACCATCTGGGGCACATTTTTGCTGTTGGGTGGCGCCATGACCATGACCACCGCCATGACCCAGGCCGGTGTGGCGCAGTGGCTTGCCGACCACATCCACAGCATGGTTGTGGGCATGAACTGGTGGCAGACCCTGCTGACCATGATGGTGGGCACCCACATCATCCGCCTGGGCATGCTTTCCAACGTGGCTGCCGTGGCCATGCTGGCCCCCGTGGTATTCGCCATGGCTCCCAAGCTTGGTCTGCACCCCGTGGCCTTTACCATGCTGGTGTGCGACACCGACACCTTTGCCTACCTGCTGCCCACGCAGATCACCGCCGCTGTCATTGCCCACAGCACCGAAACCTTCTCTTCCTCTGACTACGCCAAAGTAGGCTCTGTGGCTGTGCTTATCGCCATTGCCTACGGCGTATGCGTCATGGCCCCCTGGTATGCCCTGCTTGGCATGCCCGTGTGGAATCCCGCCGCGCCCTGGCCTTTTTAA
- a CDS encoding adenylyl-sulfate reductase subunit alpha, which translates to MARIKTTHAVDFRPTSLNDIETVEVTADLLIIGGGNAGCFVATEAAKLNPAARIVIVEKADIMRSGACSAGMDAINTYIPAGKTPEDLVRWSRSQVGGGPLREDLSLSNARELNECVEDLERWGLPILRDEQGNIRYRGKWDISIHGEQLKPIMAEKALETGADVYNRVAATGLLAHNGRCTGATGFGVRDGKFYVFRAQATVVSTGGAGTLYKSYTADSTDSGSQIWMCPYCVGSGYAMGLRQGAELTSLEQRWVATRTKDFCGPVDTISVGYGAPIINSLGERVMSRYAGLGGDAAPRYIRANAPMEEWLAGRGPCFCDTTNMTPEKTKAMMEDYLNERPSFVLFLASRGQDPSKEPIEIFGSDPYIMGGHTGGGYWVDMERMTTLPGLFAAGETAGGNPNKFVGGCCAEGKLAARGALAYMAVAEAPVLDAGQVAQEKERVYAPLLTRGEEGVSPIEMKERLQRLMDEYAGGSSQFYRANEQQLDYALRHIKILQDQFKYLRATDLHDLMQANETMDRVDVAEAVVHHLKARKETRWAGWQTRSDYPQRDDENFDCFVESRRDPATGEMTTFTRPYEQLLPGDRYKP; encoded by the coding sequence ATGGCACGCATAAAAACAACCCATGCGGTCGATTTTCGGCCAACCAGCCTGAACGACATTGAAACCGTTGAGGTAACCGCCGACCTGCTGATCATCGGCGGCGGCAACGCGGGCTGCTTTGTGGCGACCGAGGCCGCAAAACTTAATCCCGCTGCCAGGATCGTTATTGTGGAAAAGGCCGACATCATGCGCTCTGGCGCGTGTTCTGCCGGCATGGACGCCATCAACACCTACATTCCGGCAGGCAAGACGCCCGAAGACCTCGTGCGTTGGAGCCGTTCGCAGGTGGGCGGCGGCCCTCTGCGCGAAGATCTGTCCCTTTCCAACGCCCGTGAGCTCAACGAATGCGTTGAAGACCTCGAGCGCTGGGGCCTGCCCATTCTCAGGGATGAACAGGGCAACATCCGCTACCGTGGCAAGTGGGATATTTCCATCCACGGCGAGCAGCTCAAGCCCATCATGGCCGAAAAAGCCCTTGAAACCGGCGCAGATGTGTACAACCGCGTGGCCGCTACGGGTCTTTTGGCACACAATGGCCGCTGCACCGGCGCTACCGGCTTTGGCGTGCGTGACGGCAAGTTTTACGTGTTCCGCGCCCAGGCCACAGTGGTGAGCACCGGCGGCGCTGGCACACTGTACAAATCGTACACCGCCGACTCTACCGACAGCGGCTCGCAAATCTGGATGTGTCCCTACTGCGTTGGTTCCGGCTATGCCATGGGCCTGCGCCAGGGCGCGGAACTCACCAGCCTTGAGCAGCGCTGGGTCGCCACGCGTACCAAGGATTTTTGCGGCCCTGTGGATACCATCTCTGTGGGCTACGGCGCGCCCATCATCAACTCGCTGGGCGAACGCGTCATGAGCCGCTACGCCGGCCTTGGCGGTGATGCGGCCCCGCGCTACATCCGCGCCAACGCTCCCATGGAAGAATGGCTGGCCGGTCGCGGTCCCTGCTTCTGCGACACCACCAACATGACGCCCGAAAAAACCAAGGCCATGATGGAAGACTACCTCAACGAACGTCCTTCCTTCGTGCTCTTTCTTGCCAGCCGTGGTCAGGACCCTTCCAAGGAACCCATCGAAATCTTCGGTTCAGACCCCTACATCATGGGCGGTCACACCGGCGGCGGCTACTGGGTGGACATGGAACGCATGACAACCCTGCCCGGCCTGTTTGCAGCTGGTGAAACAGCTGGCGGCAACCCCAACAAGTTTGTGGGCGGCTGCTGCGCCGAGGGCAAGCTGGCCGCGCGCGGCGCTCTGGCATACATGGCCGTGGCCGAAGCCCCCGTGCTCGATGCTGGCCAGGTCGCACAGGAAAAGGAACGGGTGTACGCCCCCCTGCTCACGCGAGGTGAAGAAGGCGTGAGCCCCATAGAAATGAAGGAACGCCTGCAAAGGCTCATGGACGAATACGCAGGTGGTTCCAGCCAGTTTTATCGCGCCAACGAGCAGCAGCTTGATTACGCCCTGCGGCACATCAAGATTCTGCAAGACCAGTTCAAGTACCTGCGCGCCACTGACCTGCACGACCTCATGCAGGCCAACGAAACCATGGACCGCGTGGACGTGGCCGAGGCCGTGGTGCACCACCTCAAGGCCCGCAAGGAAACCCGCTGGGCTGGCTGGCAGACCCGTTCCGACTACCCGCAACGCGACGACGAAAACTTTGACTGCTTTGTGGAATCGCGCCGCGACCCGGCGACAGGAGAAATGACAACCTTTACCCGTCCCTACGAGCAGCTGCTGCCCGGCGACAGGTACAAGCCATAA
- a CDS encoding ferredoxin family protein has protein sequence MPPKIDTHKCNGCNGREETHCEEVCPGDLMALNPTTGKAYLRAARDCWDCMSCIKACPAGALEIKMPYQLGYFKATLRPIMGSNFIIWKCRDINGQEQTYRYVNRLDKA, from the coding sequence ATGCCGCCAAAAATCGACACGCACAAATGCAACGGCTGCAACGGGCGCGAAGAAACCCATTGCGAAGAAGTTTGCCCCGGCGATCTCATGGCCCTGAACCCCACCACCGGCAAGGCATACCTGCGGGCCGCCCGCGACTGCTGGGACTGCATGTCCTGCATCAAGGCCTGCCCGGCGGGTGCGCTTGAAATCAAGATGCCCTACCAGTTGGGCTACTTCAAGGCGACGCTGCGCCCCATCATGGGCTCCAACTTCATTATCTGGAAGTGCCGCGACATCAACGGTCAGGAACAGACCTACCGCTATGTGAACCGGCTGGACAAGGCCTGA
- a CDS encoding Crp/Fnr family transcriptional regulator, which produces MDTFWHLEKEDFFKGIDEAKSAFLKNAQRLELPKNEMVFLEGDAGDLCFYIESGLIRIYCMDRTGKEMTFSLRMKGEIFGISEVLNNSPRKACAQTASASVLYAINRQDFETMLQEHYPLARSVITLLGRRLRQMGDLVRRQNSDVANRLASLLISLAYDTLRTTEGWNKPCEIPLNIPQEQLASMVGSTQPTVSATLQQFRNAGLIVASGRRIVLLNPIEMIYRLDHNLL; this is translated from the coding sequence ATGGACACATTCTGGCATCTGGAAAAGGAAGACTTTTTCAAGGGCATCGACGAGGCCAAGAGCGCCTTTTTAAAAAATGCCCAGCGCCTTGAATTGCCCAAGAACGAAATGGTCTTTCTTGAAGGCGACGCCGGAGATTTATGTTTTTACATAGAATCTGGCCTCATACGCATTTATTGTATGGACCGCACAGGCAAGGAAATGACCTTTTCACTGCGTATGAAGGGCGAAATTTTTGGCATTTCAGAAGTGTTGAACAACTCGCCCCGCAAGGCCTGCGCGCAGACCGCCAGCGCCTCTGTACTCTACGCCATAAACCGGCAGGATTTTGAAACCATGCTGCAGGAGCACTACCCCCTTGCACGTAGCGTTATCACCCTGCTTGGACGCAGACTGCGCCAGATGGGCGACCTTGTGCGCCGCCAGAACAGCGACGTGGCAAACCGCCTTGCCAGCCTGCTCATTTCGCTGGCCTACGACACCCTGCGCACCACCGAGGGCTGGAACAAACCCTGCGAAATTCCGCTCAACATACCGCAAGAGCAGTTGGCCTCCATGGTTGGCTCTACCCAGCCCACTGTCAGCGCCACCTTGCAGCAGTTTCGCAATGCTGGTCTGATTGTGGCATCGGGCAGGCGCATAGTGCTGCTCAACCCCATCGAGATGATCTACCGCCTCGACCACAACCTGCTCTAG
- a CDS encoding sirohydrochlorin cobaltochelatase, with translation MKHAILLVAFGASSPQGQNALKGFDALVRQRYPGVTVRWAYTSVLLRERMAQARQKSDSVFKAVCRLGLEHFEAVAVQPLQTIPGQEHGEVRAAVEEAAEHEHLLCRVGTPLLASADDVHVTAQALVRHLPVERAADEDVVFMGHGAEHEAVARYVDLSDAVHKLDSRVHVGAMNGAVTLESILPSLASRRVWLMPLLSVVGRHALEDMAGENGHSWRSRIVAHGHQCLPVLMGTAEYAGVAEIWLRHLEDAVQSLAAGWEKR, from the coding sequence ATGAAACACGCAATTCTTCTGGTAGCCTTTGGCGCAAGCAGCCCGCAGGGACAAAATGCCCTCAAGGGGTTTGATGCGCTTGTACGCCAGCGTTATCCGGGGGTTACGGTGCGCTGGGCCTACACGTCCGTGCTGCTGCGCGAGCGTATGGCGCAGGCCCGCCAGAAGAGCGATTCTGTATTCAAGGCCGTGTGCCGTCTGGGGCTGGAACATTTTGAAGCCGTGGCCGTGCAGCCCTTGCAGACCATTCCCGGTCAGGAACACGGCGAGGTGCGCGCCGCGGTTGAAGAAGCCGCCGAGCACGAGCACCTGCTCTGCCGTGTGGGCACCCCCCTGCTGGCCTCGGCGGACGACGTGCACGTAACCGCGCAGGCGCTGGTGCGGCATTTGCCCGTAGAGCGCGCCGCAGACGAAGACGTGGTGTTCATGGGGCATGGGGCAGAGCACGAAGCGGTAGCCCGCTATGTGGATCTTTCCGATGCCGTGCACAAGCTCGACAGCCGCGTGCATGTGGGTGCCATGAATGGAGCAGTAACGCTCGAAAGTATTTTGCCCAGTCTCGCTTCACGCCGGGTATGGCTTATGCCGCTTTTGTCGGTGGTGGGCCGCCATGCTCTGGAGGACATGGCGGGCGAGAACGGGCACAGCTGGCGCAGTCGCATTGTGGCCCATGGCCATCAATGCCTGCCCGTACTTATGGGGACGGCGGAATACGCCGGTGTGGCTGAAATATGGCTGCGGCATCTTGAAGATGCCGTTCAATCCCTTGCCGCAGGCTGGGAGAAGAGGTGA
- the rfbD gene encoding dTDP-4-dehydrorhamnose reductase: MAKALVLGGATGLLGQALTRVLKAREWEVVTLGRDNGNLLDMTFLQTAIADAQADVVFNTVAWTAVDDAEDHKDEACQLNRALPAAIARCLKAQGTGFLVHYSTDFIFSGTGETPHKETDSPQPASVYARTKLEGEKAVMEILPERSCIVRTAWLFGPGRKNFVDTIIAACQRRDAINVVHDQTGSPTYTIDLAHWSLALAEKRATGIWHAVNSGQASWCDLACESVSLAGASCRVVPIDSSEWPQKARRPVFSVLDNSKLSEFLGKPLRPWPQALRDYIFSEYLPAHTGKGAAQ; encoded by the coding sequence ATGGCAAAAGCTCTGGTACTTGGTGGGGCAACCGGCCTTCTAGGTCAGGCCCTGACACGAGTGCTCAAAGCCCGTGAGTGGGAAGTAGTCACTCTGGGCCGCGATAACGGCAACCTGCTGGACATGACCTTTCTGCAGACTGCCATTGCAGACGCGCAGGCCGACGTGGTGTTTAACACCGTGGCCTGGACAGCGGTGGACGATGCCGAAGACCACAAAGACGAAGCCTGCCAGCTCAACAGGGCGCTGCCCGCAGCCATTGCGCGTTGTCTCAAGGCGCAGGGCACGGGCTTTCTGGTGCATTACAGCACAGATTTCATCTTTTCCGGCACGGGCGAAACACCGCATAAGGAAACAGACTCTCCACAGCCTGCCTCGGTCTATGCCCGCACCAAGCTTGAGGGCGAAAAAGCCGTTATGGAAATTTTGCCGGAACGTTCGTGCATTGTGCGCACCGCATGGCTTTTTGGCCCTGGCCGCAAAAATTTTGTGGATACCATAATCGCAGCCTGCCAGCGCCGCGATGCAATAAATGTGGTACACGACCAGACTGGTTCGCCCACTTACACCATTGACCTTGCGCACTGGAGCCTCGCCCTGGCCGAAAAAAGGGCCACGGGCATCTGGCATGCTGTCAACAGCGGTCAGGCTAGCTGGTGTGATCTGGCCTGTGAATCGGTTTCGCTGGCCGGGGCCTCGTGCCGCGTTGTACCCATTGATTCGTCAGAATGGCCGCAAAAGGCCCGCAGGCCTGTTTTTTCGGTGCTCGACAACAGCAAGCTGTCAGAATTTTTGGGCAAACCCCTGCGCCCCTGGCCCCAGGCCCTGCGCGACTATATTTTTAGCGAATACCTGCCCGCCCACACAGGCAAAGGCGCTGCCCAGTGA